In Juglans microcarpa x Juglans regia isolate MS1-56 chromosome 4S, Jm3101_v1.0, whole genome shotgun sequence, a single window of DNA contains:
- the LOC121262869 gene encoding cryptochrome-1 isoform X1 — protein MSGGGCSIVWFRRDLRLEDNPALAAGVRAGAVVAVFIWAPEEEGHYYPGRVSRWWLKNSLAHLDSSLRSLGTFLVTKRSTDSVSSLLEVVKSTGATQLFFNHLYDPLSLVRDHRAKEVLSAQGIAVRSFNADLLYEPWDVNDAHGCPFTTFASFWERCLSMPYDPEAPLLPPKRIISGDVSRCPSDALIFEDESEKGSNALLARAWSPGWSNADKALTTFINGPLLEYSKNRRKADSATTSFLSPHLHFGEVSVRKVFHLVRIKQVLWANEGNEAGEESVNLFLKSIGLREYSRYLSFNHPYSHERPLLGHLKYFPWVVNEGYFKAWRQGRTGYPLVDAGMRELWATGWLHDRIRVVVSSFFVKVLQLPWRWGMKYFWDTLLDADLESDALGWQYISGTVPDGRDFDRIDNPQFQGYKFDPNGEYVRRWLPELARLPTEWIHHPWNAPESVLQAAGIELGSNYPLPIVEIDAAKARLQEALSEMWQQEAASRAAIENGTEEGLGESDSTPIAFPQDIQMEENHEPVRNNPSTTIRRYEDQMVPSMTSSLVRVEEEEPSLDLQNLAVDNRGEVPTNLNGNQEAMRNTLNQPVLQTVRRDNLAQFGTPIVLQSAPEDSTAESSSSSRRERDGGVVPVWSPSTPSYSEQFVGDESYLPRHPQSHQILNWRRLSQTG, from the exons atgtCAGGTGGAGGCTGTAGTATAGTATGGTTCAGGAGAGATCTGAGACTCGAGGATAACCCAGCACTGGCCGCTGGAGTGAGAGCGGGTGCTGTGGTTGCAGTCTTCATCTGGGCACCCGAGGAGGAAGGCCACTACTACCCAGGAAGGGTTTCAAGGTGGTGGCTTAAGAACAGTTTGGCTCACCTTGATTCCTCTTTGAGGAGCCTTGGCACTTTTCTTGTCACCAAGAGATCCACTGACAGTGTTTCCTCTCTTCTTGAGGTTGTCAAGTCGACCGGTGCAACTCAACTCTTCTTCAACCATTTATATG ACCCTTTGTCACTTGTTAGGGATCACCGGGCAAAGGAGGTTTTAAGTGCCCAAGGGATAGCTGTACGTTCCTTTAATGCGGATTTGCTCTATGAACCGTGGGATGTTAATGATGCTCATGGCTGCCCGTTCACAACTTTCGCCTCCTTCTGGGAAAGATGCCTTAGCATGCCTTATGACCCGGAGGCACCACTTCTCCCACCTAAGAGGATAATTTCAG GTGATGTATCAAGGTGCCCATCAGATGCattaatttttgaagatgaatcaGAGAAGGGAAGCAATGCACTTCTTGCTCGAGCATGGTCACCCGGTTGGAGCAATGCTGATAAGGCTCTGACTACATTCATAAATGGGCCATTGCTAGAGTATTCTAAAAATCGCAGGAAAGCGGATAGTGCCACGACCTCATTCCTCTCTCCCCACCTGCATTTTGGGGAGGTGAGTGTGCGGAAAGTATTTCATCTTGTCCGCATCAAGCAGGTTCTCTGGgccaatgaaggaaacgaggcTGGTGAAGAGAGTGTAAACTTATTTCTGAAGTCTATCGGTCTTAGAGAATATTCAAGATACTTGAGTTTTAACCATCCTTACAGCCATGAAAGGCCTCTTCTTGGACACCTCAAGTACTTCCCTTGGGTCGTGAATGAAGGTTATTTTAAGGCATGGAGACAAGGTAGAACTGGTTATCCATTGGTGGATGCTGGCATGAGGGAGCTATGGGCCACTGGATGGTTGCATGATCGGATACGAGTAGTGGTTTCTAGTTTCTTTGTGAAGGTTCTTCAACTTCCTTGGAGATGGGGGATGAAATACTTTTGGGATACACTCCTAGATGCGGATCTTGAGAGTGATGCTCTTGGTTGGCAGTATATATCTGGTACTGTCCCTGATGGCCGTGACTTTGACCGAATAGATAATCCACAG TTTCAGGGTTACAAGTTCGACCCTAATGGAGAGTATGTACGACGTTGGCTTCCTGAACTTGCCAGGCTACCAACTGAATGGATACACCACCCGTGGAATGCACCAGAATCTGTACTCCAAGCTGCTGGAATTGAGCTGGGATCAAACTATCCTCTTCCCATTGTAGAGATAGACGCAGCAAAAGCTAGGTTGCAAGAAGCACTATCAGAGATGTGGCAGCAAGAAGCAGCATCAAGAGCTGCTATTGAAAATGGAACGGAGGAAGGGCTTGGAGAGTCTGATTCAACCCCGATTGCCTTTCCTCAAGATATACAAATGGAGGAAAATCATGAACCAGTGAGGAACAACCCCTCTACTACAATTCGTCGCTACGAGGATCAGATGGTCCCGAGCATGACTTCTTCTTTAGTGAGAGTGGAAGAGGAAGAGCCTTCTTTGGATCTTCAAAATTTGGCAGTAGATAACAGAGGTGAAGTGCCAACCAATTTAAATGGAAATCAAGAAGCAATGAGGAACACATTAAACCAACCAGTTCTTCAGACTGTTCGGAGAGACAACCTGGCACAATTTGGTACTCCAATAGTGCTCCAGAGTGCCCCTGAAGATTCCACGGCAGAATCTTCTAGTAGTAGTAGGCGAGAGAGGGATGGAGGTGTAGTTCCAGTTTGGTCTCCTTCAACTCCTAGCTACTCAGAGCAGTTTGTGGGTGATGAATCATACTTGCCAAGGCATCCTCAGTCTCACCAAATACTTAACTGGAGGCGGCTATCTCAAACTGG GTAG
- the LOC121262869 gene encoding cryptochrome-1 isoform X2, whose amino-acid sequence MSGGGCSIVWFRRDLRLEDNPALAAGVRAGAVVAVFIWAPEEEGHYYPGRVSRWWLKNSLAHLDSSLRSLGTFLVTKRSTDSVSSLLEVVKSTGATQLFFNHLYDPLSLVRDHRAKEVLSAQGIAVRSFNADLLYEPWDVNDAHGCPFTTFASFWERCLSMPYDPEAPLLPPKRIISGDVSRCPSDALIFEDESEKGSNALLARAWSPGWSNADKALTTFINGPLLEYSKNRRKADSATTSFLSPHLHFGEVSVRKVFHLVRIKQVLWANEGNEAGEESVNLFLKSIGLREYSRYLSFNHPYSHERPLLGHLKYFPWVVNEGYFKAWRQGRTGYPLVDAGMRELWATGWLHDRIRVVVSSFFVKVLQLPWRWGMKYFWDTLLDADLESDALGWQYISGTVPDGRDFDRIDNPQGYKFDPNGEYVRRWLPELARLPTEWIHHPWNAPESVLQAAGIELGSNYPLPIVEIDAAKARLQEALSEMWQQEAASRAAIENGTEEGLGESDSTPIAFPQDIQMEENHEPVRNNPSTTIRRYEDQMVPSMTSSLVRVEEEEPSLDLQNLAVDNRGEVPTNLNGNQEAMRNTLNQPVLQTVRRDNLAQFGTPIVLQSAPEDSTAESSSSSRRERDGGVVPVWSPSTPSYSEQFVGDESYLPRHPQSHQILNWRRLSQTG is encoded by the exons atgtCAGGTGGAGGCTGTAGTATAGTATGGTTCAGGAGAGATCTGAGACTCGAGGATAACCCAGCACTGGCCGCTGGAGTGAGAGCGGGTGCTGTGGTTGCAGTCTTCATCTGGGCACCCGAGGAGGAAGGCCACTACTACCCAGGAAGGGTTTCAAGGTGGTGGCTTAAGAACAGTTTGGCTCACCTTGATTCCTCTTTGAGGAGCCTTGGCACTTTTCTTGTCACCAAGAGATCCACTGACAGTGTTTCCTCTCTTCTTGAGGTTGTCAAGTCGACCGGTGCAACTCAACTCTTCTTCAACCATTTATATG ACCCTTTGTCACTTGTTAGGGATCACCGGGCAAAGGAGGTTTTAAGTGCCCAAGGGATAGCTGTACGTTCCTTTAATGCGGATTTGCTCTATGAACCGTGGGATGTTAATGATGCTCATGGCTGCCCGTTCACAACTTTCGCCTCCTTCTGGGAAAGATGCCTTAGCATGCCTTATGACCCGGAGGCACCACTTCTCCCACCTAAGAGGATAATTTCAG GTGATGTATCAAGGTGCCCATCAGATGCattaatttttgaagatgaatcaGAGAAGGGAAGCAATGCACTTCTTGCTCGAGCATGGTCACCCGGTTGGAGCAATGCTGATAAGGCTCTGACTACATTCATAAATGGGCCATTGCTAGAGTATTCTAAAAATCGCAGGAAAGCGGATAGTGCCACGACCTCATTCCTCTCTCCCCACCTGCATTTTGGGGAGGTGAGTGTGCGGAAAGTATTTCATCTTGTCCGCATCAAGCAGGTTCTCTGGgccaatgaaggaaacgaggcTGGTGAAGAGAGTGTAAACTTATTTCTGAAGTCTATCGGTCTTAGAGAATATTCAAGATACTTGAGTTTTAACCATCCTTACAGCCATGAAAGGCCTCTTCTTGGACACCTCAAGTACTTCCCTTGGGTCGTGAATGAAGGTTATTTTAAGGCATGGAGACAAGGTAGAACTGGTTATCCATTGGTGGATGCTGGCATGAGGGAGCTATGGGCCACTGGATGGTTGCATGATCGGATACGAGTAGTGGTTTCTAGTTTCTTTGTGAAGGTTCTTCAACTTCCTTGGAGATGGGGGATGAAATACTTTTGGGATACACTCCTAGATGCGGATCTTGAGAGTGATGCTCTTGGTTGGCAGTATATATCTGGTACTGTCCCTGATGGCCGTGACTTTGACCGAATAGATAATCCACAG GGTTACAAGTTCGACCCTAATGGAGAGTATGTACGACGTTGGCTTCCTGAACTTGCCAGGCTACCAACTGAATGGATACACCACCCGTGGAATGCACCAGAATCTGTACTCCAAGCTGCTGGAATTGAGCTGGGATCAAACTATCCTCTTCCCATTGTAGAGATAGACGCAGCAAAAGCTAGGTTGCAAGAAGCACTATCAGAGATGTGGCAGCAAGAAGCAGCATCAAGAGCTGCTATTGAAAATGGAACGGAGGAAGGGCTTGGAGAGTCTGATTCAACCCCGATTGCCTTTCCTCAAGATATACAAATGGAGGAAAATCATGAACCAGTGAGGAACAACCCCTCTACTACAATTCGTCGCTACGAGGATCAGATGGTCCCGAGCATGACTTCTTCTTTAGTGAGAGTGGAAGAGGAAGAGCCTTCTTTGGATCTTCAAAATTTGGCAGTAGATAACAGAGGTGAAGTGCCAACCAATTTAAATGGAAATCAAGAAGCAATGAGGAACACATTAAACCAACCAGTTCTTCAGACTGTTCGGAGAGACAACCTGGCACAATTTGGTACTCCAATAGTGCTCCAGAGTGCCCCTGAAGATTCCACGGCAGAATCTTCTAGTAGTAGTAGGCGAGAGAGGGATGGAGGTGTAGTTCCAGTTTGGTCTCCTTCAACTCCTAGCTACTCAGAGCAGTTTGTGGGTGATGAATCATACTTGCCAAGGCATCCTCAGTCTCACCAAATACTTAACTGGAGGCGGCTATCTCAAACTGG GTAG